From Brochothrix thermosphacta DSM 20171 = FSL F6-1036, a single genomic window includes:
- the rsmD gene encoding 16S rRNA (guanine(966)-N(2))-methyltransferase RsmD encodes MRVVAGSVRNHQLKAVPGDKTRPTTDKIKESMFNIIGPYFDGGNALDLFAGSGGLGIEALSRGIEETVFVDQAAPAIKIIQENIAKCHLEERAIVKKGEALQTLKQLGASGESYQLIFLDPPYNFHEMDALLIKIEELKMVTTSSIIIVEHEKTYELEDTIGGFKRFKQALYGITSLSFYELGE; translated from the coding sequence ATGAGAGTTGTAGCGGGATCTGTAAGAAATCATCAATTAAAGGCAGTGCCAGGAGATAAAACACGTCCAACGACGGATAAAATTAAAGAATCGATGTTTAATATCATTGGTCCTTATTTTGATGGTGGAAACGCGTTGGATTTATTTGCTGGTAGTGGTGGATTAGGTATTGAAGCTTTGAGTCGTGGGATTGAAGAAACTGTTTTTGTAGATCAGGCAGCACCGGCGATTAAAATTATTCAAGAAAACATAGCAAAGTGTCACTTGGAAGAACGCGCGATTGTTAAAAAAGGTGAAGCATTACAAACGTTAAAACAATTGGGTGCGTCAGGTGAATCTTATCAATTGATTTTTTTGGATCCGCCCTATAACTTTCATGAAATGGATGCGCTTTTAATTAAAATTGAAGAATTGAAGATGGTTACAACTTCTTCAATCATTATAGTAGAGCATGAAAAAACGTACGAACTAGAGGATACTATTGGTGGATTTAAGCGTTTTAAACAAGCGCTTTATGGCATTACAAGCCTAAGCTTTTATGAATTAGGAGAGTGA
- a CDS encoding YlbG family protein, whose protein sequence is MSFTPIERQGIVVWGHHFKQLKTLRRYGHLQYTSRRLKYGVFYCNVADVESTIAKLETLNWVKKIEVSERPNIKTTYTTVEDPNLELEYHSL, encoded by the coding sequence ATGTCATTTACACCAATAGAACGACAAGGAATTGTTGTCTGGGGACATCATTTTAAGCAATTAAAAACGCTACGACGTTATGGTCATTTACAATATACCTCACGTCGACTCAAGTATGGTGTTTTTTATTGTAATGTAGCAGATGTTGAAAGTACAATTGCTAAATTAGAAACATTGAATTGGGTAAAGAAAATTGAAGTGTCAGAAAGACCAAATATAAAAACAACATACACAACAGTAGAGGACCCTAATCTTGAATTAGAATACCATTCACTGTAA
- a CDS encoding COX15/CtaA family protein produces the protein MNKFMKVLSILTIFLMTVVVFGGALVTKTGSADGCGATWPLCEGQLVNLTDVTLEKLIEVFHRLSTGLASIFVILLAVLSWKYVKDRKETKIIVITSVVFLILQAFMGAMAVVWGQNAIIMALHFGISIISYASIVMLGLFIFEIDMKFDAKSVIMHKKVRYSIYYLIIFTYIAIYTGALVRHMDASLALPSFMFEDGKFVMPVTTPQIVQLIHRAAALIMAIWIAWLAWHVFKYYSHSKVLRSCSALLVILIFVQILLGIASVDSNVNLVIALLHSLTITVIFAILSYLGLIALRSGRREHNND, from the coding sequence ATGAATAAGTTTATGAAAGTACTATCTATCCTTACAATATTCTTAATGACTGTCGTAGTATTTGGCGGGGCACTAGTAACAAAAACGGGATCTGCTGACGGCTGTGGTGCAACTTGGCCACTATGTGAGGGACAATTAGTTAACTTAACAGATGTAACATTAGAAAAATTAATTGAGGTCTTCCACAGACTTTCAACTGGACTTGCTTCTATATTTGTTATTTTATTAGCAGTTTTATCATGGAAATACGTAAAAGATCGTAAAGAAACAAAAATTATTGTCATCACTTCTGTTGTCTTTCTTATATTGCAAGCTTTCATGGGTGCAATGGCAGTAGTTTGGGGACAAAATGCAATTATCATGGCGCTTCATTTCGGAATTTCAATTATTTCTTACGCTTCAATTGTCATGTTAGGTTTATTTATCTTCGAAATTGATATGAAGTTTGATGCTAAATCTGTTATTATGCATAAAAAAGTTCGCTACAGTATTTACTATCTAATTATTTTCACTTATATCGCTATTTATACAGGAGCGTTGGTTCGTCATATGGATGCAAGTCTTGCATTACCCTCCTTTATGTTCGAAGACGGAAAATTTGTAATGCCTGTAACAACACCACAGATTGTTCAATTGATTCACCGCGCCGCCGCGTTAATAATGGCTATTTGGATTGCTTGGCTCGCTTGGCACGTCTTCAAATACTATAGCCACTCTAAGGTATTACGTTCATGCTCAGCGCTACTTGTGATACTCATCTTCGTTCAAATATTACTAGGAATCGCTAGTGTTGATTCAAACGTTAACCTTGTTATTGCGTTACTTCATTCTTTAACAATTACGGTTATCTTTGCTATCTTGAGTTACCTCGGACTTATTGCATTACGCAGTGGCCGTCGTGAACACAACAACGATTAG
- a CDS encoding pyruvate carboxylase has product MKNIQKVLVANRGEIAIRILRACNELNIKTVAVYSKEDAASLHRFKADESYLVGEDKKPIDAYLDIEDIIRVAKEVGADAIHPGYGFLSENLEFAKRCEEEGIKFVGPKPIHLDMFGDKIKAKEQAVLAGIPVIPGSNGPVSDLEEVKAFANEVGYPIMVKAALGGGGRGMRIVNNESEVKDGFERASSEAKAAFGNDEVYVEKCIINPKHIEVQIFGDDFGNIVHLFERDCSVQRRHQKVVEVAPCATLSDERRALICDAAVKLMKNVDYVNAGTVEFLVSDEGFYFIEVNPRVQVEHTITELITGIDIVQTQLYVADGMNIFDKEVGVPAQKDIRINGSAIQCRITTEDPLNNFMPDTGVINTYRSPGGFGVRLDAGSGFQGTKITPYYDSLLVKICTWGMTLDQAARKMERNLREFRIRGVKTNILFLKNVVEHPNFISGNYNTSFIDSTPELFEFPQLRDRGSKTLRYIGNVTVNGFPGIDHKEKELFDAVRYPKIDLSVAPPAGTKQILEQGGPQAVVDWIKERNEVLLTDTTLRDAHQSLLATRVRSKDITSIAPAMARLLPNMFSYEMWGGATFDVAYRFLNEDPWSRLETLRKQAPNVLFQMLLRGANAVGYMNYPDNVVREFVKQSADSGIDVFRIFDSLNWIPNMETAIEATKDANKIVEATICYAGDILDENRPKYNIDYYKNLAKDLVSVGADILAIKDMAGILKPQAAYRLISELKDTVDIPIHLHTHDSSGNGNYTYAAAISAGVDIVDVATSAMSSSTSQPSMTTLYYGQVNGSRTPNLNPENSQAINRYWEDVRRYYTDFENGLNAPQTEIYDHEMPGGQYSNLQQQSRAVGLGDRWEEVKTMYMKVNLLFGDIIKVTPSSKVVGDMALFMVQNDLDEENIYEKGLAVDFPESVISFFEGQLGQPYQGFPEKLQLVILKDREAITVRPGTLLEPINFDDVKTELAGLIGYEPSEQEIISYVLYPKVFVDYTKMVEQYGDLTKLDTPTFFKGMRLGEQIEVEIQRGKSLNIKLNSISQAMPDGTRVFYFELNGQPREVTIKDNNVTSTIATRRKIEPSVRGHVGATMPGSVLQVLVSPGDKVEKGQPILITEAMKMETTIQAPYDSTVKQVYVVAGDAIETADLLVELD; this is encoded by the coding sequence ATGAAAAACATACAAAAAGTTTTGGTGGCAAACCGAGGGGAAATTGCCATACGTATTCTACGAGCGTGTAATGAATTAAATATTAAAACTGTCGCAGTTTACTCAAAGGAAGATGCAGCTTCATTGCATCGTTTTAAAGCTGATGAGTCATATCTTGTAGGTGAAGATAAAAAACCAATAGATGCATATTTGGACATAGAAGATATCATTAGAGTGGCTAAAGAAGTGGGTGCTGATGCAATACACCCTGGTTACGGATTTTTATCAGAGAACTTAGAATTTGCGAAACGTTGTGAGGAAGAAGGCATCAAGTTTGTCGGACCTAAACCAATTCATTTAGATATGTTTGGTGATAAAATCAAAGCTAAAGAACAAGCTGTATTAGCAGGTATCCCTGTTATTCCAGGTTCAAATGGGCCCGTTTCGGATTTAGAAGAAGTAAAAGCTTTCGCTAATGAAGTAGGTTATCCAATTATGGTCAAAGCTGCTCTTGGTGGTGGTGGACGTGGAATGCGTATCGTCAACAATGAGAGTGAAGTTAAAGATGGTTTTGAACGTGCTTCTTCTGAGGCGAAAGCTGCTTTTGGGAATGATGAAGTGTATGTTGAAAAATGTATTATCAATCCAAAACATATCGAAGTTCAAATTTTCGGAGATGATTTCGGAAATATTGTGCATTTATTTGAACGTGATTGTTCGGTACAACGTCGTCACCAAAAAGTTGTTGAAGTAGCACCTTGTGCAACGCTTAGCGATGAACGTCGTGCGCTTATCTGTGATGCTGCAGTTAAGTTAATGAAAAATGTTGATTATGTAAATGCTGGAACAGTTGAATTTTTAGTTTCTGATGAAGGTTTTTACTTTATCGAAGTTAACCCTCGTGTTCAAGTAGAGCATACAATTACAGAATTAATTACAGGTATTGATATCGTTCAAACACAACTTTATGTTGCAGATGGTATGAATATTTTTGATAAAGAAGTAGGAGTTCCTGCTCAAAAAGATATCCGTATTAATGGTTCTGCTATTCAATGTCGTATTACAACAGAAGACCCATTGAATAACTTTATGCCAGATACAGGTGTTATTAATACATACCGTTCTCCAGGTGGTTTTGGTGTGCGTTTAGATGCAGGTAGTGGTTTCCAAGGAACTAAGATCACACCTTATTACGATTCATTGCTCGTTAAGATTTGTACTTGGGGTATGACGCTTGATCAAGCTGCACGTAAAATGGAACGTAACTTGCGCGAATTCCGTATCCGTGGCGTTAAAACTAACATTTTGTTCTTGAAAAATGTAGTTGAACACCCTAACTTTATTAGCGGTAACTACAATACATCGTTTATTGACTCAACGCCTGAATTATTTGAATTCCCACAATTACGAGATCGTGGTAGCAAAACATTACGCTATATTGGTAATGTAACAGTAAACGGCTTCCCTGGAATTGATCACAAGGAAAAAGAATTATTTGATGCCGTTCGTTATCCGAAAATTGATCTTAGTGTTGCGCCTCCAGCAGGAACAAAACAAATATTGGAACAGGGTGGACCTCAAGCAGTTGTTGATTGGATTAAAGAGCGTAATGAAGTATTACTAACAGATACAACTTTACGTGATGCACATCAATCGTTATTAGCTACTCGTGTGCGTTCTAAAGACATTACAAGCATTGCACCTGCTATGGCTCGTTTATTACCAAACATGTTCTCTTATGAGATGTGGGGTGGGGCAACGTTCGATGTTGCTTATCGTTTCTTAAATGAAGATCCATGGTCACGCTTAGAAACTTTACGTAAACAAGCACCAAATGTATTGTTCCAAATGTTATTACGAGGAGCAAATGCAGTTGGATATATGAATTATCCTGACAATGTTGTGCGTGAATTCGTTAAACAATCAGCAGATTCAGGTATCGATGTTTTCCGTATTTTTGATAGTCTTAACTGGATTCCAAACATGGAAACAGCAATCGAAGCAACAAAAGACGCTAATAAAATTGTAGAAGCAACAATCTGTTATGCAGGTGATATTCTTGATGAAAATCGTCCGAAATACAATATTGATTACTATAAAAACTTAGCGAAAGATCTTGTCTCTGTCGGAGCTGATATTTTAGCTATTAAAGATATGGCTGGTATTTTAAAACCACAAGCTGCTTATCGTTTAATAAGTGAGTTAAAAGATACAGTGGATATTCCAATTCACTTACACACTCATGATTCAAGTGGTAATGGTAACTACACTTATGCAGCTGCAATTAGTGCAGGCGTTGATATTGTCGATGTAGCAACAAGTGCGATGTCTAGTTCAACATCACAACCAAGTATGACAACGTTATACTACGGTCAAGTGAATGGTAGTCGTACACCGAATTTAAACCCAGAAAACTCTCAAGCAATCAACCGTTACTGGGAAGATGTTCGTCGTTATTACACAGACTTTGAAAATGGTCTTAATGCACCGCAAACAGAGATTTATGATCATGAGATGCCAGGTGGACAATACTCTAACTTACAGCAACAATCACGCGCTGTTGGTTTAGGCGATCGTTGGGAAGAAGTTAAGACAATGTACATGAAAGTAAACTTGTTGTTCGGTGACATTATTAAAGTAACACCTTCATCTAAAGTAGTCGGAGATATGGCACTCTTTATGGTGCAAAATGATCTGGATGAAGAAAACATCTATGAAAAAGGTTTAGCAGTTGATTTCCCTGAGTCTGTAATTTCATTCTTTGAAGGTCAATTAGGACAACCTTATCAAGGTTTCCCAGAAAAATTACAATTGGTTATCTTGAAGGACCGTGAAGCAATTACTGTACGACCAGGTACTTTGTTAGAGCCAATCAACTTTGATGATGTGAAAACTGAATTAGCAGGATTAATTGGTTATGAACCATCAGAACAAGAAATTATTTCTTATGTATTGTATCCAAAAGTATTTGTAGATTACACTAAAATGGTTGAACAATATGGTGATTTAACAAAATTAGATACACCTACATTCTTTAAAGGCATGCGTTTGGGCGAGCAAATTGAAGTTGAAATTCAACGTGGTAAATCATTGAATATTAAACTTAACTCAATTTCACAAGCTATGCCAGATGGTACGCGAGTGTTCTACTTCGAATTAAATGGACAACCACGTGAAGTGACAATTAAAGATAATAACGTTACAAGCACAATAGCAACTCGACGTAAAATTGAGCCTTCAGTACGAGGACATGTTGGTGCAACAATGCCAGGAAGCGTGTTACAAGTACTTGTATCACCAGGTGATAAAGTTGAAAAAGGTCAACCAATCTTGATTACAGAAGCAATGAAGATGGAAACGACAATTCAAGCGCCATACGACAGCACAGTGAAACAAGTGTATGTTGTAGCCGGAGACGCAATTGAAACCGCAGATCTATTAGTTGAATTAGATTAA
- the cyoE gene encoding heme o synthase codes for MTEKTLDTNKTTAKLTIKDLTGLVKMGIVDSNTIAAFAGLWLAMHFTNTPFLENITTVIFLVVGVAAIIAGAGCWNNYFDRDIDGLMERTKDRPTITGRITPKTTLVAFIVLTILGEILLFMTTPLAGIFGLIGVFLYNVVYTMWAKRKLVSNTIIGSFSGAMPPLIGWFAITPTIQQPAIMLFLLMFCWQPAHFYAIAIRRKDDYAAAGIPMLPVVKGVERGRKSILLWVGFLTVLPFFMFDFGIVYVILATVLNVIWIVLGLRGYKTAEPYKWATLMFIYSLNYLVILFVAMMIIAPFV; via the coding sequence ATGACGGAAAAAACACTAGATACAAACAAAACGACAGCGAAGTTAACAATCAAGGATTTAACAGGTCTCGTTAAAATGGGAATTGTTGATTCAAACACCATCGCTGCCTTTGCAGGTTTATGGTTAGCAATGCATTTTACGAATACACCATTCTTAGAAAACATTACTACAGTAATATTTTTAGTAGTTGGAGTTGCTGCTATAATTGCAGGTGCTGGCTGCTGGAATAATTATTTTGACAGAGATATCGATGGTTTAATGGAGAGAACAAAGGATCGTCCGACGATTACTGGTCGTATTACTCCGAAAACAACATTAGTAGCATTTATTGTCCTGACAATTTTGGGTGAAATATTGCTGTTTATGACAACGCCGTTAGCTGGTATATTTGGATTAATTGGTGTGTTCCTTTATAACGTTGTTTATACAATGTGGGCAAAACGTAAATTAGTTTCAAATACGATTATTGGTTCTTTTTCAGGAGCAATGCCACCGTTAATCGGGTGGTTCGCCATTACGCCAACTATTCAACAGCCAGCAATTATGCTTTTCTTGCTAATGTTTTGCTGGCAACCAGCGCACTTTTATGCAATTGCAATCCGTCGTAAAGATGATTATGCAGCAGCGGGAATACCGATGTTACCAGTTGTTAAAGGTGTGGAACGAGGACGTAAGAGTATTTTATTATGGGTTGGTTTCCTAACAGTATTACCATTCTTTATGTTTGATTTTGGGATTGTTTATGTTATTTTAGCAACTGTACTTAATGTAATTTGGATTGTTTTAGGTTTACGCGGCTATAAAACAGCAGAGCCTTATAAATGGGCAACGTTAATGTTTATATACTCGTTAAATTATCTCGTTATTTTATTTGTAGCGATGATGATTATTGCACCTTTTGTATAA
- a CDS encoding YlbF family regulator yields the protein MFATYQSIEVLDLADELSEMINQSEAMADYHSAKRATFENKDTQEKIKKFAAMKERFDEVQRFGRYHPDYKETNRETRRLKRELDMDEVIITYRQAEMQVQSLLDQVGIMIGESVSEQVKVPVGNPFFEGKHRHGGGCSTGGGCGCSTG from the coding sequence ATGTTTGCAACTTATCAAAGTATTGAAGTGCTTGATTTAGCTGACGAGTTATCTGAAATGATTAATCAATCAGAAGCAATGGCTGATTATCACTCTGCAAAACGAGCGACTTTTGAAAATAAAGATACACAAGAAAAAATCAAAAAATTTGCAGCAATGAAAGAACGTTTTGATGAGGTTCAACGTTTTGGGCGTTATCATCCAGATTATAAAGAGACAAATCGAGAAACGCGTCGTTTAAAGCGTGAATTAGATATGGATGAAGTTATTATTACCTATCGTCAGGCTGAAATGCAAGTCCAGTCATTGCTTGATCAAGTGGGTATTATGATTGGTGAAAGTGTGTCCGAACAAGTCAAAGTACCTGTTGGTAATCCTTTTTTTGAAGGTAAGCATCGTCATGGTGGCGGTTGTAGTACAGGTGGCGGCTGTGGCTGCTCAACAGGATAA
- the coaD gene encoding pantetheine-phosphate adenylyltransferase: MKTAVYAGTFDPLTKGHLDIIQRAGKLFDRVIVVAMVNSSKSTLFTLEERLLHIRDSVAGLTNVVVDHSDKLAVDYARSVNATTFVRGIRNEVDYRYEWPVATMNADLEPEIDTVFILARPKNEVISSSIVKEIALYGQAVDSYVPAIVAEALQNKFKKVTE; this comes from the coding sequence ATGAAAACGGCTGTTTATGCAGGTACGTTTGATCCTTTGACCAAAGGACATTTAGATATTATTCAAAGAGCAGGAAAACTATTTGATCGTGTTATCGTGGTGGCGATGGTTAATTCAAGCAAATCAACTTTGTTTACACTGGAGGAACGCCTCTTGCATATACGTGATAGTGTAGCAGGTTTAACTAATGTTGTGGTTGATCATTCAGATAAATTAGCGGTTGATTATGCACGTTCCGTTAATGCGACCACTTTTGTAAGAGGAATTCGTAATGAAGTTGACTATCGTTATGAATGGCCAGTAGCAACAATGAACGCGGATTTAGAACCTGAAATAGATACTGTTTTTATACTTGCACGTCCTAAAAATGAAGTGATTAGTTCTTCAATCGTCAAAGAGATTGCTCTTTATGGGCAAGCTGTTGATAGTTATGTTCCTGCAATAGTTGCGGAGGCATTACAAAATAAATTTAAGAAGGTAACTGAATGA
- a CDS encoding CAP domain-containing protein, translated as MKSFLKVIVLFLIFMVIAYSSPLINREDSTALFKSYDAKQGNLKMKVDSKETPIKYNEEKSIAQYIGKPFSLIEKKYGKPNRMYATPYEYDNYVYNKGQEGYLIVGVKADKVVRFYVAGNEIPVSPFTIDMPSDQVINRFDLQTEIMVESPIGKYQLSLAEDDLYSRPLLKVSKGIYAQLTMDATTHKLFSVSFMDSETLVKMRPYESVYDGDIYEPPKFSDKQWVNMNRGMSLDVEELTNLYREKEGLNPLKLDKNLTTEAELHSKDMYENEFFNHESPDRGDLTTRLAHLNKNNVDEQENLAANYVDGIATFGAWLNSPNHLQKIRTEKANIMGVGGYRFYLTQIIVEEEQE; from the coding sequence ATGAAAAGTTTTTTAAAAGTTATTGTATTGTTTTTAATTTTTATGGTAATAGCCTATTCTTCTCCTCTGATTAATCGTGAAGACAGTACTGCTTTGTTTAAAAGTTATGATGCAAAGCAAGGTAATCTTAAAATGAAAGTTGATTCAAAAGAAACGCCTATCAAATATAATGAAGAAAAAAGTATTGCACAATATATTGGTAAACCCTTTTCTTTAATTGAAAAAAAATATGGTAAGCCTAATAGAATGTATGCAACACCCTATGAATATGATAATTATGTTTATAATAAGGGCCAAGAAGGGTACTTAATAGTTGGTGTAAAGGCGGATAAAGTCGTTCGTTTTTATGTCGCCGGTAATGAAATACCTGTGAGCCCGTTTACTATTGATATGCCGTCTGACCAAGTGATTAATCGTTTTGATTTACAGACTGAAATTATGGTGGAGTCTCCAATCGGGAAATACCAATTAAGTTTGGCAGAAGATGATCTCTATTCAAGACCACTATTGAAAGTATCAAAAGGAATATATGCACAATTGACAATGGATGCGACAACTCATAAATTATTCAGTGTTTCTTTCATGGATAGTGAAACGCTAGTAAAGATGCGTCCGTATGAATCGGTTTATGATGGTGATATTTATGAACCACCTAAATTTTCCGATAAGCAATGGGTTAATATGAACCGTGGTATGAGTTTAGATGTTGAAGAGCTAACCAACCTTTATCGAGAAAAGGAAGGCTTGAATCCGCTTAAGCTAGACAAAAATTTAACAACAGAAGCGGAACTGCATAGTAAAGATATGTATGAAAATGAATTTTTCAATCACGAATCACCAGATCGTGGTGATTTAACAACAAGATTAGCGCATTTAAATAAAAATAACGTTGATGAGCAAGAAAATTTAGCGGCGAATTATGTTGATGGTATTGCTACTTTTGGTGCTTGGTTGAATTCACCCAATCATTTACAGAAAATACGAACTGAAAAAGCAAATATTATGGGTGTAGGTGGCTATCGTTTCTACTTAACACAGATTATTGTAGAAGAAGAACAAGAGTGA